One genomic segment of uncultured Desulfobacter sp. includes these proteins:
- a CDS encoding diacylglycerol kinase: MNKKPAPKTGLARIWAAFLYTLKGLGHALAHEAAFRQEIMFVAGLCAVLFFLPLSLLWKGVLFFATAQVLIVELLNSAIEAVVDMTSPGFHELAGRAKDMGSAAVFICLLLAGVIWVLALVSMLT, translated from the coding sequence ATGAATAAAAAACCTGCTCCAAAAACCGGTTTGGCAAGAATATGGGCCGCTTTTTTATATACGCTCAAAGGGCTGGGCCACGCGTTGGCCCATGAGGCCGCCTTTCGGCAGGAAATTATGTTTGTGGCCGGACTCTGTGCGGTACTCTTTTTCCTGCCATTGTCCCTGTTATGGAAGGGGGTGCTCTTTTTTGCCACGGCTCAGGTTTTGATAGTGGAGCTGCTCAACTCTGCTATTGAAGCTGTTGTAGATATGACCTCCCCGGGCTTTCATGAGCTTGCCGGCCGGGCAAAGGACATGGGCAGTGCAGCTGTTTTCATCTGCCTTTTGCTGGCCGGTGTGATATGGGTACTGGCCCTGGTATCCATGTTAACCTGA
- a CDS encoding tyrosine-type recombinase/integrase, which translates to MLDYMSGTNMLMVRLIYGSGIRLMECIRLRIQDMDFGQGQIYVRDGNTVPPIFLKSVADELRQL; encoded by the coding sequence GTGCTTGATTACATGAGTGGCACAAACATGCTGATGGTGAGATTGATTTACGGGTCCGGCATCCGGCTCATGGAGTGTATCAGGCTGCGCATCCAGGATATGGATTTTGGACAAGGCCAGATTTATGTCAGAGACGGCAATACTGTACCACCTATATTCCTAAAATCAGTCGCGGATGAACTTCGACAGCTTTAA
- a CDS encoding enoyl-CoA hydratase-related protein, which translates to MPYSLITFEIEDGVGLICLNRPNDGNALIPEMARELLDAANRCEENPEVRAVVLTGKGKMFCAGGDLKAFAAQGENVSRYTKDITQAFHAAISRFNWMDAPVVGAVNGTAAGGGFSLALTTDIAIAAESAKFTMAYTKAGLTPDGSSSYFLARMVGLRRAKEMALLNPVLSARQAMAWGLVNQVVADDQVLTIALEIAHQLAKGPTRSFGEAKRLILSGATESLESQMEKETRAIARMAGSTDGREGIAAFIAKRTPEFHGK; encoded by the coding sequence ATGCCCTACAGTTTGATCACCTTTGAAATAGAAGACGGCGTTGGGCTAATCTGCCTCAATCGCCCCAACGACGGTAATGCGCTTATCCCGGAGATGGCGCGGGAACTCCTGGATGCCGCTAACCGTTGTGAGGAAAATCCCGAGGTTCGCGCGGTGGTACTGACGGGTAAAGGAAAAATGTTTTGCGCCGGCGGCGACCTCAAAGCTTTTGCTGCCCAGGGTGAAAACGTTTCCCGCTATACCAAAGATATAACCCAGGCTTTTCACGCCGCGATATCCCGATTCAACTGGATGGATGCTCCGGTCGTTGGCGCTGTCAACGGAACTGCAGCCGGCGGCGGGTTCAGCTTAGCGTTGACCACCGATATCGCAATAGCCGCCGAGTCTGCGAAATTCACCATGGCGTACACTAAGGCCGGCCTCACGCCAGATGGCAGCTCGAGTTATTTCCTGGCACGCATGGTGGGGCTACGCCGTGCCAAGGAAATGGCGTTGTTGAATCCGGTATTGTCGGCGAGGCAAGCCATGGCTTGGGGGCTTGTTAATCAGGTGGTCGCCGATGATCAAGTTCTGACTATCGCCCTTGAAATTGCACATCAGTTGGCAAAAGGACCTACCCGGTCCTTCGGTGAGGCCAAGCGTTTGATTCTTTCCGGGGCCACCGAGAGCCTGGAATCCCAGATGGAAAAGGAAACCCGCGCGATTGCGAGAATGGCGGGTAGCACCGATGGCCGCGAAGGGATTGCCGCCTTTATCGCCAAGCGCACCCCAGAGTTTCATGGAAAATAA
- a CDS encoding transposase, protein MNEITTLLTCMHPLLDANTYRHFLIISQALLTMTGRITMLSISRWTDKGGSYRTIQRFFSKDIPWDSLNWAIGKTFLKKSKIILIAGDATTVTKSGKKTFGLGRFFSSIYSRAVPGIAFQTLSLLDVEKRISWPMLIEQMLPKPKQKKRVVTKSKKQKRGRGRPKGSKNKNNRNVVLNAEMTQVQAMLQKLLKLIGDTLQPIYFVYDGAFGNNAAVHMTRQVGLHLISKLRNNSALYFKWNGVYSGKGRRPVYGDRVNYKNFPAAHLKSEETKKHICTRIYQMNVIHKKFADALNVVIIEKKNVKTDKIARVILFSTDLELDWKNIIDYYRLRFQIEFNFRDAKQHWGLEDFMVIKEQSVLNAANLSLWMVNVSQAMLVTSGEESILDLKAHYHGLRYAQEVFKILPENTKPINIVQLFEKIPVLGRIHGEKKAA, encoded by the coding sequence ATGAATGAAATTACCACGCTTTTAACTTGCATGCACCCCTTACTTGACGCAAACACTTACCGTCATTTTCTGATTATCAGTCAAGCCTTGCTGACGATGACAGGTCGGATTACCATGCTGAGCATCAGTCGTTGGACTGATAAAGGAGGAAGCTATCGTACTATACAGCGGTTTTTTTCAAAAGATATCCCTTGGGATTCACTCAACTGGGCGATAGGGAAAACATTTTTGAAAAAATCAAAAATTATTCTTATTGCTGGTGATGCCACAACTGTAACCAAGTCAGGTAAGAAAACTTTTGGTCTTGGCAGGTTTTTCTCTTCCATCTACTCTCGTGCAGTTCCTGGAATTGCCTTCCAAACCCTTTCATTGCTGGATGTCGAAAAACGAATTTCATGGCCAATGTTAATAGAACAGATGCTTCCAAAGCCAAAGCAGAAAAAGCGGGTAGTAACGAAAAGCAAAAAACAAAAGCGGGGCCGGGGAAGGCCCAAAGGTTCAAAAAACAAGAACAATCGCAATGTTGTACTCAATGCGGAAATGACGCAGGTACAGGCCATGCTGCAAAAACTTTTAAAGCTGATTGGGGATACACTTCAACCTATTTACTTTGTGTATGACGGTGCATTCGGAAACAATGCGGCTGTTCACATGACACGACAAGTTGGGTTGCACCTAATTTCCAAATTACGCAACAACTCTGCCTTGTATTTCAAGTGGAATGGAGTCTATTCCGGCAAGGGGAGGCGACCAGTTTATGGTGATAGAGTTAATTACAAAAACTTTCCCGCAGCCCATTTAAAATCAGAAGAGACCAAAAAACACATCTGCACCCGCATCTACCAAATGAATGTGATACACAAAAAATTTGCCGACGCTCTGAACGTAGTCATCATCGAGAAAAAAAACGTAAAAACGGATAAGATAGCCCGCGTTATCCTGTTTAGCACCGATCTTGAACTTGATTGGAAAAATATCATTGACTATTATCGTTTGAGATTCCAGATTGAATTTAACTTTCGTGATGCAAAACAACACTGGGGACTTGAGGATTTCATGGTCATAAAAGAACAATCAGTCCTCAATGCTGCCAACTTATCCCTATGGATGGTCAATGTTTCCCAGGCAATGCTGGTGACATCCGGCGAAGAAAGTATTCTTGACCTGAAAGCCCATTATCACGGGCTTCGTTATGCGCAGGAAGTATTTAAAATACTTCCTGAAAACACAAAACCGATTAATATTGTACAGCTATTTGAGAAGATTCCCGTGCTAGGACGGATTCATGGTGAGAAAAAGGCTGCTTAG
- a CDS encoding transposase, translating into MLKYIYQTLRFFRNAFSRNITWLIFCMVVLGFIGASEMIGVTSFCRFWGLNTTGYHAFIHFFRASTWSLDKVTEYWNRFVLSQNETVKSNGRVVLQGDHTYVPKDGRQMPCVATLHQHSETQSKPSYFRGHCWGAIGILIGSMASPFCTPLSLKIHQGLIHVDDGDSSEESRETLGTRIVQMALNFAMKHDVRSILTLDAFFPLWRCLQTGRFGALCSASIAIDYADYKS; encoded by the coding sequence ATGCTCAAGTATATTTACCAGACTCTGCGGTTTTTCCGCAATGCTTTTTCAAGAAACATTACCTGGCTCATCTTTTGTATGGTAGTTCTTGGGTTTATCGGAGCTTCAGAAATGATTGGTGTTACATCGTTTTGCCGATTTTGGGGCCTGAACACGACTGGCTACCATGCGTTTATCCATTTCTTTCGGGCATCAACATGGTCTCTTGATAAGGTTACTGAATACTGGAATAGGTTTGTCCTTTCCCAAAATGAAACGGTGAAATCAAATGGTCGTGTGGTTTTGCAAGGAGACCATACCTATGTCCCTAAGGATGGGCGTCAAATGCCTTGTGTGGCTACCTTGCATCAACATTCAGAAACCCAAAGCAAGCCATCCTATTTCCGCGGTCATTGCTGGGGGGCCATAGGAATACTGATTGGATCTATGGCCTCTCCTTTTTGTACCCCCTTATCTCTTAAAATCCATCAGGGGCTTATCCACGTAGACGATGGTGATAGCTCTGAGGAAAGCAGAGAGACTCTGGGAACCAGGATTGTTCAGATGGCGCTAAATTTTGCGATGAAGCATGACGTCCGAAGCATCCTTACTCTGGATGCTTTTTTCCCCCTGTGGAGATGTCTTCAAACTGGCCGGTTCGGTGCTCTCTGTTCAGCATCAATCGCCATTGATTACGCTGATTATAAGAGCTAA
- a CDS encoding helix-turn-helix transcriptional regulator has product MFIFHPQLNFSLAKVLGNVMVFEKMSPMAIAEQLGERLKQARLNTDLTQAEVASRTGLNRRTILNAEKGNVQLKNLVAILIALGMVEQINMFLPIQEVSPLQLAKLRGKKRQRASRTQKKKSQIREEKSLW; this is encoded by the coding sequence ATGTTCATTTTTCATCCCCAACTAAATTTTAGTTTGGCGAAGGTATTGGGTAACGTTATGGTATTTGAAAAAATGTCTCCAATGGCAATAGCTGAACAATTAGGAGAGCGACTAAAACAAGCGAGACTGAACACCGATTTAACCCAGGCAGAAGTGGCATCAAGAACTGGATTAAATAGGAGGACAATTCTTAATGCCGAAAAAGGGAATGTCCAACTAAAAAATCTGGTTGCCATATTGATAGCCCTTGGAATGGTAGAGCAAATCAACATGTTTTTACCCATACAGGAAGTCTCCCCTTTACAATTGGCTAAACTAAGGGGGAAAAAGCGGCAACGCGCTTCGAGAACTCAAAAGAAAAAAAGCCAAATTCGAGAAGAAAAATCATTATGGTAA
- a CDS encoding type II toxin-antitoxin system HipA family toxin, whose product MVIEVVKVKYNEQDVGAVSFNTETGVGAFEFESRFIKSGIELSPIKMPLSKKIYSFPENTNETFKGLPGMIADSLPDYFGNAVMNAWIASQGKSPSDITPLQRLQYTGKRGMGALTYSPAIQRKNLNRSQQIEIQPLISIAQEILNKQKNLQVTIGSQGLEDKEAMMALFSVGMIAGGARAKAVLAFNSDFTQVRSGQANAPEGFTHFVMKFDGVSATHKDNETFGDPLGYGTMEYVYHLMAQACGIDMMPCRLLNEGNRRHFITQRFDRKGNQKIHVQTLNGIAHVNYKKAGSYSYEELFSLARELKLTQNDAIQIFKRMVFNIIARNHDDHSKNFGYMLNSQHNWQLAPAYDLAYSYKPASPWVSSHWMKLNGKRDKFTREDFYLPIRSFDIKYL is encoded by the coding sequence ATGGTAATCGAAGTCGTTAAAGTAAAATATAACGAGCAGGATGTCGGTGCCGTCAGTTTCAATACTGAAACAGGTGTTGGCGCATTTGAATTTGAGTCTCGTTTTATTAAATCCGGTATTGAGCTTTCACCTATAAAAATGCCTTTATCTAAAAAAATTTATTCATTTCCAGAAAACACCAACGAAACCTTCAAAGGATTGCCTGGAATGATAGCCGATTCTTTGCCTGATTATTTTGGTAATGCCGTGATGAATGCCTGGATAGCGAGTCAAGGTAAATCGCCATCAGACATCACCCCATTGCAGCGTCTTCAATATACGGGAAAGCGTGGTATGGGAGCATTAACCTATTCTCCGGCAATCCAACGAAAAAACCTGAATAGATCACAACAAATTGAAATCCAGCCTTTGATTTCCATCGCCCAAGAAATTTTAAATAAACAGAAAAATTTGCAGGTAACAATTGGGTCGCAAGGACTGGAAGATAAAGAGGCAATGATGGCTCTATTCTCTGTGGGTATGATTGCTGGCGGTGCCAGGGCTAAAGCAGTACTTGCATTTAATAGTGACTTTACCCAGGTAAGGTCAGGGCAAGCCAATGCACCTGAAGGATTTACTCATTTCGTTATGAAATTTGATGGTGTCAGTGCAACTCACAAAGACAATGAAACATTTGGAGATCCATTGGGGTATGGCACAATGGAGTATGTTTATCACCTCATGGCTCAAGCCTGCGGGATAGACATGATGCCCTGCCGGTTACTGAATGAAGGGAATAGACGTCATTTTATTACTCAGAGGTTTGACCGGAAAGGCAATCAGAAAATCCATGTACAAACCTTAAACGGAATTGCACATGTTAATTACAAAAAGGCTGGTTCATACTCATATGAAGAATTGTTTTCACTTGCAAGAGAACTTAAATTAACTCAGAATGATGCAATACAAATATTTAAACGAATGGTGTTTAATATTATTGCTCGTAATCATGACGATCATTCTAAAAATTTTGGATATATGCTTAATAGTCAACACAACTGGCAATTGGCGCCTGCCTACGATTTAGCATACAGTTACAAACCGGCAAGTCCATGGGTAAGCAGTCATTGGATGAAACTTAATGGAAAAAGAGATAAATTTACCCGTGAAGATTTTTATCTCCCCATTCGCTCATTTGATATAAAGTATCTCTAA
- a CDS encoding IS1634 family transposase has translation MDSTSKDQEIFNKDKLQIITERVDDVPLLIAQMVRMGIPEIIDRHIPRHGNQRDLSWGWTTAIWMAYILTEGDHRKVSMSEYVKEMQHTLLRIAGRPIAALDFSDDRLAHLLKHLSNREYWSKIEDDFNKQSIEVYDLKPETIRCDATTVSADQAITEEGLVQFGHSKDNMKLPQIKLMSAALDPLGMPLASDVVSGEKADDGLYIPLINRVSDSLKKNGLLFSGDCKMSALETRAYLISSGHHYLCPLPLTGKTVDEMKTWINEGISKDQEKTLIPVFRENYKGIVVLAAKGYEFSRIQTFQKEVEEITWQERVFVVHSPAHARQQSAGLDIRLTKAKEKLEKLTPLPGRGRRQITDEAELVAAIAKIVKTHNVEDLLEVQFEKQVEQKMKYVGKGRGALNRETIVVEKVRYQITSVEKNQEKMADEKTRFGWKAFVTEMDFDKLSLHDAILSYRNEYRVERIFGRLKSRLNIAPLFVKKDDQIEGMTYLLTLCVRVLTLIEFVVRRSLKEEKTELPDMHPENRKKTTAKPSAERILKAFSKVNLTIICDMAGNIIMRSLKPLSNLQKQIIQKLELDSSIYTQLEI, from the coding sequence ATGGATTCGACATCAAAAGATCAAGAGATTTTCAACAAAGACAAACTTCAGATTATCACGGAACGAGTGGATGATGTGCCTTTGCTCATAGCACAAATGGTCAGAATGGGTATCCCGGAAATTATAGACAGACATATTCCAAGACATGGAAATCAAAGAGACCTTAGCTGGGGATGGACCACAGCCATATGGATGGCCTATATTCTGACTGAAGGCGACCACCGCAAGGTATCAATGAGTGAATATGTGAAAGAAATGCAACATACGTTGCTTCGCATAGCAGGGCGGCCAATAGCGGCGTTGGATTTCAGTGATGATCGTTTAGCCCATCTTTTGAAACATTTAAGCAATCGTGAATACTGGTCAAAGATAGAAGATGATTTCAATAAACAGTCAATAGAGGTGTATGATCTGAAGCCTGAAACAATCAGATGTGATGCAACGACTGTGAGTGCGGATCAGGCAATCACAGAAGAGGGATTGGTTCAGTTTGGTCATAGCAAAGACAATATGAAGTTACCTCAGATAAAATTGATGAGTGCGGCCTTGGACCCTTTGGGAATGCCGTTGGCTTCTGACGTCGTTTCTGGTGAAAAAGCCGACGATGGATTATATATTCCGCTAATAAACCGCGTCAGTGACAGTCTTAAAAAAAATGGATTATTGTTCTCAGGTGATTGTAAAATGAGTGCACTGGAGACCCGGGCTTATTTGATATCGTCAGGGCATCATTATTTATGCCCGCTGCCCTTGACCGGTAAAACTGTTGATGAAATGAAAACATGGATCAATGAAGGCATTTCCAAAGATCAGGAAAAAACCTTGATCCCTGTGTTTAGAGAGAACTATAAAGGGATAGTGGTTCTGGCAGCCAAAGGATATGAGTTCAGCCGCATTCAGACTTTTCAAAAAGAGGTTGAAGAAATAACCTGGCAGGAGCGGGTGTTCGTGGTTCATTCCCCTGCTCATGCCAGGCAACAATCAGCCGGTCTCGATATTCGGTTGACAAAAGCTAAAGAAAAACTTGAAAAATTAACTCCTTTACCGGGGCGAGGCAGACGTCAAATAACCGATGAGGCTGAACTTGTTGCGGCTATTGCCAAAATAGTCAAAACCCATAACGTTGAGGATCTACTGGAAGTCCAGTTTGAAAAACAGGTAGAACAAAAAATGAAGTATGTCGGTAAAGGAAGGGGTGCCCTTAACCGGGAAACCATCGTTGTAGAGAAAGTTCGTTATCAGATTACTTCTGTTGAAAAAAATCAGGAAAAAATGGCTGATGAAAAAACCCGGTTCGGCTGGAAAGCATTCGTCACAGAGATGGATTTTGATAAGCTTTCCCTGCATGATGCTATTTTGTCATATAGAAATGAATATCGAGTTGAACGTATCTTCGGCAGGCTAAAAAGTCGCCTCAACATAGCTCCGTTGTTTGTTAAAAAAGATGATCAGATTGAAGGTATGACATATCTACTCACCCTGTGTGTAAGGGTGCTGACTCTTATAGAATTTGTTGTTCGACGCTCATTGAAAGAAGAAAAGACTGAACTACCTGATATGCATCCTGAAAATCGTAAAAAGACTACAGCCAAACCTTCTGCGGAAAGAATCTTAAAGGCTTTTTCGAAAGTTAACCTTACTATTATATGCGACATGGCAGGAAATATTATTATGCGTTCATTGAAACCATTATCGAATTTGCAAAAACAAATTATCCAAAAGTTGGAATTAGACTCTTCTATTTATACGCAACTTGAAATTTAG
- a CDS encoding ATP-binding protein → MINEKYRILVVDDNRNIFKDFQAILEANESDSVLEDLRSEIFGKSEDVASKVAEYDLDYANQGEMAVQMVAQAVLDENPYRMAFVDMRMPPGWDGLKTIQHIWKEDNRVQAVICTAYSDYSWQKISQKLKRPQDFLILKKPFDKVEVSQLAASLTEKWGLARKAEMTQVQLEHLVEERTRELSETNRRLEKAIEQAEMMALAAKEASESKSTFLSNMSHEIRTPMGAIVGYCALLELDTLTSSQNKKIAVIKQAGEHLLELVDDILDVSKIEAGRLEIEKVDFDLGGLIKTIKSIFTLKVKFMDVDFSIEVGSDVPEYLNTDPTRLRQCLINLVNNAIKFTQEGHVTVRISTKDCDGRFFACFDVSDSGIGIPEEKLDAIFQPFIQSDKSVPREFGGTGLGLSITRELVELMGGEICVKSQEGVGSTFSFCIPA, encoded by the coding sequence ATGATTAATGAAAAATACCGCATTCTTGTTGTTGATGATAACCGGAATATTTTTAAAGATTTTCAGGCTATTTTGGAAGCCAATGAATCTGACTCTGTTCTGGAAGACCTCAGGTCTGAAATTTTTGGGAAATCTGAAGATGTTGCCTCGAAGGTTGCTGAGTATGACCTGGACTATGCAAATCAGGGAGAAATGGCTGTTCAAATGGTGGCTCAGGCGGTTCTCGATGAGAATCCGTATCGAATGGCATTTGTTGATATGCGGATGCCGCCTGGATGGGACGGCCTGAAAACCATACAACATATCTGGAAAGAGGATAACCGGGTTCAGGCAGTTATCTGTACGGCGTATTCCGATTATTCCTGGCAAAAAATAAGTCAAAAGCTCAAAAGACCTCAGGATTTTTTGATTTTGAAAAAACCGTTTGATAAAGTAGAGGTGTCTCAGCTTGCGGCATCGTTAACCGAAAAATGGGGTTTAGCGCGTAAAGCAGAGATGACTCAAGTGCAGCTTGAGCATCTAGTGGAAGAGAGAACCCGTGAGTTGAGCGAAACGAATCGGAGGTTGGAAAAGGCGATTGAACAAGCGGAAATGATGGCTTTGGCGGCAAAGGAGGCCAGTGAAAGCAAGAGTACGTTTCTTTCGAATATGAGCCATGAAATCCGAACGCCGATGGGTGCCATTGTTGGATATTGCGCTTTGCTTGAGCTCGACACCCTGACGTCGTCACAGAATAAGAAGATTGCTGTTATAAAGCAGGCTGGAGAGCATTTGTTGGAATTGGTGGATGATATTCTGGATGTGTCTAAGATTGAAGCCGGAAGGCTGGAGATCGAAAAGGTTGATTTTGATCTTGGCGGGTTGATTAAAACGATCAAATCAATCTTTACCCTTAAAGTGAAATTTATGGATGTCGATTTTTCGATTGAGGTGGGAAGTGATGTCCCTGAATATCTGAATACGGATCCGACCCGATTGCGTCAATGCCTGATTAATCTTGTTAATAATGCGATTAAGTTTACACAAGAAGGGCATGTGACGGTACGTATTTCAACCAAGGATTGTGATGGCCGGTTCTTTGCTTGTTTCGATGTGTCTGATAGTGGAATCGGGATTCCTGAAGAAAAGCTGGATGCAATTTTTCAGCCGTTTATACAATCGGATAAAAGTGTGCCCCGTGAGTTCGGCGGAACCGGGCTTGGACTTTCGATCACTAGAGAATTGGTTGAATTGATGGGCGGGGAAATCTGTGTGAAAAGTCAAGAGGGGGTCGGTAGTACTTTTAGTTTCTGCATTCCTGCTTAA